One Arthrobacter sp. StoSoilB20 DNA segment encodes these proteins:
- the pheS gene encoding phenylalanine--tRNA ligase subunit alpha, translating to MTDTLPGAAIPNPLDEAAITAAVEDAVAAIAAASSLEELKAVRLAHTGEKSPLSLANREIGGLAKEHKAAAGKLMGSSRGRVNQALAARTEVLEAENDARILVEETVDVTAAPRRRRAGARHPLSTLQDRVSDIFVGMGWEIAEGPEVESEWFNFDALNFKPDHPAREMQDTFFVEPPEAHLLMRTHTSPVQVRSMLEREVPIYVLCPGKVFRTDELDATHTPVFHQFEGLAIDKNLSMADLRGTLEHFARQMFGDEASIRLRPNYFPFTEPSAELDIWHPGAKGGPRWIEWGGCGMVNPNVLRAAGIDPDIYSGFAFGMGIERTLMFRNEVGDMRDMIEGDVRFSEHFGMEI from the coding sequence ATGACTGACACTTTGCCAGGCGCTGCCATCCCGAACCCGCTGGATGAAGCCGCCATCACCGCTGCCGTTGAGGACGCCGTTGCTGCAATAGCAGCCGCTTCCTCCCTCGAAGAACTCAAGGCGGTCCGCCTCGCCCACACCGGTGAGAAGTCGCCGCTGAGCCTTGCCAACCGTGAAATCGGTGGGCTCGCCAAGGAGCACAAGGCTGCGGCCGGCAAGCTCATGGGGTCCTCCCGTGGCCGCGTCAACCAGGCGCTCGCAGCCCGGACAGAGGTTCTCGAGGCCGAGAACGACGCCCGCATCCTGGTCGAAGAAACCGTGGATGTCACCGCCGCTCCGCGTCGACGCCGGGCAGGTGCACGCCACCCGTTGTCCACCCTGCAGGACCGCGTCTCGGACATTTTTGTTGGCATGGGCTGGGAAATTGCCGAAGGGCCCGAGGTCGAGTCCGAGTGGTTCAACTTCGATGCCTTGAACTTCAAGCCGGACCACCCTGCCCGCGAAATGCAGGACACGTTCTTCGTGGAGCCCCCTGAGGCCCACCTGCTCATGCGCACGCACACCTCGCCTGTGCAGGTCCGCTCGATGCTGGAACGCGAAGTTCCCATCTACGTGCTGTGCCCGGGCAAGGTGTTCCGCACGGACGAACTCGACGCCACGCACACGCCGGTCTTCCACCAGTTCGAGGGTCTTGCGATCGACAAGAACCTCAGCATGGCCGACCTGCGCGGCACCTTGGAGCACTTCGCCCGCCAGATGTTCGGCGACGAAGCCTCCATCCGCCTGCGCCCCAACTACTTCCCGTTCACCGAGCCTTCCGCGGAACTGGACATCTGGCACCCGGGTGCCAAGGGCGGTCCCCGCTGGATCGAGTGGGGTGGCTGCGGCATGGTCAACCCCAACGTCCTCCGGGCAGCCGGGATCGATCCGGACATCTATTCAGGTTTTGCTTTCGGCATGGGCATCGAGCGCACGCTCATGTTCCGCAACGAGGTTGGCGACATGCGCGACATGATCGAAGGCGACGTACGTTTCAGCGAGCACTTCGGGATGGAGATCTAA
- the pheT gene encoding phenylalanine--tRNA ligase subunit beta yields the protein MRIPLSWLREFAQVPADATAEDVMADLVKVGFEEEEVHRPTDELTGPVVVGQVLSLVKEPQTNGKTINWCQVRVVPEGQEQTLTGKGIDPSGVQGIICGAHNFVEGDKVVVTLPGAVLPGNFQISARKTYGHLSAGMIASVRELGIGDDHDGILVLSSIGLDPEIGTDAMELLGLYDQAAEINVTPDRGYAFSIRGVAREYAHATGTTFVDPASKVSAPATLQGGYGVKLNDDAPIYGKPGCDRFVARTVRGVDASRPTPPWMSARLRLAGVRSISLPVDISNYVMLELGQPNHCYDLDKLAGDIVVRRAVAGEKITTLDDKVRTLDVEDLLITDDSGAIGIAGVMGGAHTEVSDSTTNILVEAAHFDEVSIARSRRRHKLPSEASKRFERGVDWHIANIAAQRVVDLLVELAGGTADEAGTDVGTAPDAVTIELPAEFAAARIGINFTEEQITTSLVDLGAAVEKTANGYLVTAPSWRNDLETKEDLSEEIARLVGYDNIPSTLPVAPPGRGLSRSQQQKRRVVQALADAGLTEVLSYPFVSKAANDTFGVAAEGAARPALKLANPISEEQGFLRTSILPGLIEVARRNHSRGFRDLALYEAGSVFLPGETLGTDSIPPLGVKPSDEVLDALYDGVPHQPLHIAAVFTGHDSPAAAMHAPRAWDWADALDVARLIADVLGVELVVSQGSHQAFHPGRAAQLALRNGDVVGYAGELHPKLLAAHDMPARSVALEINVEALFEAAADVIVAKHISGFPVATQDVALVVPQDVPADQVLSALREGAGELLEDVALFDVYVGPGIEEGRKSLAFGLRFRADDRTLTADEASEARAAAVAVAAERFGAVQR from the coding sequence GTGCGTATCCCACTTTCCTGGCTGCGTGAATTCGCGCAGGTTCCGGCCGATGCTACGGCCGAAGACGTCATGGCTGACCTGGTCAAGGTCGGTTTTGAAGAAGAAGAAGTCCACCGTCCCACGGACGAGCTCACTGGCCCCGTCGTGGTGGGCCAGGTCCTGAGCCTGGTCAAGGAACCGCAGACCAATGGCAAGACCATCAACTGGTGCCAGGTCCGGGTGGTTCCGGAGGGACAGGAACAGACCCTCACCGGCAAGGGCATTGATCCTTCCGGCGTTCAGGGCATCATCTGCGGTGCGCACAACTTTGTTGAGGGCGACAAAGTGGTTGTCACCCTCCCCGGTGCAGTGCTGCCTGGAAACTTCCAGATCTCTGCACGGAAGACCTACGGCCACCTGTCTGCGGGCATGATCGCTTCTGTCCGCGAGCTGGGAATCGGCGATGACCACGACGGCATCCTGGTCCTCTCAAGCATCGGCCTGGACCCTGAAATCGGCACCGACGCCATGGAACTGCTGGGTCTCTACGACCAGGCAGCGGAAATCAACGTCACCCCGGATCGCGGCTACGCATTCTCCATCCGTGGCGTGGCCCGCGAGTACGCGCACGCCACTGGAACCACCTTCGTGGATCCCGCGTCCAAGGTTTCGGCTCCGGCCACCCTGCAGGGCGGCTACGGCGTCAAGCTCAACGACGACGCTCCCATTTACGGCAAGCCCGGCTGCGACCGCTTTGTTGCCCGCACGGTACGTGGTGTGGACGCTTCGCGTCCCACGCCGCCGTGGATGTCCGCCCGCCTTCGTTTGGCCGGCGTGCGGTCCATTTCGCTGCCGGTTGATATCTCCAACTACGTCATGCTTGAGCTCGGCCAGCCGAACCACTGCTACGACCTCGATAAGCTCGCAGGCGACATCGTGGTGCGTCGTGCCGTGGCGGGGGAGAAGATCACCACCCTCGATGACAAGGTGCGCACGCTCGACGTCGAAGACCTGCTGATCACCGATGACTCCGGCGCCATCGGCATCGCCGGCGTGATGGGTGGTGCCCACACCGAGGTGTCCGATTCCACCACCAACATCCTGGTGGAAGCCGCACACTTCGATGAAGTGTCGATCGCCCGTTCACGCCGCCGCCACAAGCTGCCGTCCGAAGCCTCCAAGCGCTTTGAGCGCGGGGTTGACTGGCACATCGCCAACATTGCCGCGCAGCGCGTCGTGGACCTGTTGGTGGAGCTCGCCGGGGGCACGGCAGATGAGGCCGGTACCGACGTCGGAACCGCCCCTGACGCTGTCACCATCGAGCTGCCGGCAGAATTTGCCGCGGCACGGATTGGTATCAACTTCACTGAAGAGCAGATCACCACGTCGCTGGTGGATCTGGGGGCCGCCGTGGAGAAGACCGCCAACGGCTACTTGGTGACTGCTCCCAGCTGGCGCAACGACCTTGAAACCAAGGAGGACCTCTCCGAGGAAATCGCCCGGCTGGTGGGATACGACAACATCCCATCCACCCTTCCCGTGGCGCCCCCGGGCCGTGGCCTGAGCCGCAGCCAGCAGCAGAAGCGCCGCGTTGTTCAGGCACTGGCCGATGCCGGCCTCACCGAGGTGCTGTCCTACCCGTTCGTTTCCAAGGCAGCCAACGACACGTTTGGTGTTGCTGCTGAAGGAGCAGCGCGTCCGGCGTTGAAGCTGGCAAACCCGATCAGCGAAGAGCAAGGTTTCCTTCGCACGTCCATCCTCCCGGGCTTGATCGAGGTTGCCCGTCGCAACCACTCGCGCGGCTTCCGCGACCTGGCTCTTTATGAAGCAGGTTCGGTCTTCCTCCCGGGCGAAACGCTGGGCACGGATTCCATTCCGCCGCTGGGCGTCAAGCCTTCGGATGAGGTTCTGGATGCACTGTACGACGGCGTCCCGCACCAGCCGCTGCACATCGCCGCTGTTTTCACCGGCCATGATTCTCCTGCCGCGGCCATGCACGCACCCCGTGCGTGGGACTGGGCTGATGCCTTGGATGTTGCCCGCCTTATTGCCGACGTGCTCGGTGTTGAACTGGTGGTCAGCCAGGGCAGTCACCAGGCCTTCCACCCGGGCCGCGCAGCCCAGCTCGCGCTGCGCAACGGAGATGTTGTTGGATACGCAGGTGAGCTTCACCCGAAGCTGCTGGCTGCACACGATATGCCTGCACGTTCAGTGGCGCTCGAGATCAATGTGGAAGCATTATTCGAGGCTGCGGCTGATGTGATCGTGGCCAAGCACATCTCCGGATTCCCGGTGGCGACGCAGGACGTTGCTCTGGTTGTCCCTCAGGACGTACCGGCAGATCAGGTCCTCTCGGCACTGCGCGAAGGTGCGGGGGAACTCCTCGAGGACGTCGCATTGTTCGACGTCTACGTTGGCCCCGGGATCGAGGAAGGCAGGAAGTCGCTGGCCTTCGGCCTCCGTTTCCGCGCCGATGACCGTACCCTGACGGCCGATGAAGCTTCTGAGGCTCGAGCCGCCGCTGTTGCCGTTGCAGCCGAACGGTTCGGCGCAGTCCAGCGCTAG
- a CDS encoding serine protease: MKKHNVALLVGAAVMALTSSLGGAATASESTPQTASAEVQPVSHTVDPSQVSGSAASPLADKYTIAAPSKNGGASTDSVIGADGRVRITNTTAAPNRSIVQIEFNGGYICSGALISDDTVLTAGHCVHEGGTGSEADYSWGVKVAPGRNGSTDPYGTCGATKIYTDQRWIDSANTNADWGVIKLDCTIGNTTGWLNYTGTTASLNGTNVTVRGYPGDKAFGTMWSMTGPIETTTTEKVYYKMDTYGGQSGAPVYNSSNTIMAIHTNGGSSNSGTRITPTLANYLTSVK; this comes from the coding sequence ATGAAAAAGCACAACGTTGCTTTGCTGGTTGGAGCTGCAGTGATGGCTTTGACGTCCTCGCTTGGTGGAGCCGCAACAGCGTCAGAGTCGACGCCGCAAACAGCCTCCGCCGAGGTCCAGCCTGTATCGCACACGGTGGACCCGTCACAGGTTTCAGGATCTGCGGCTTCACCTTTGGCCGACAAGTACACGATTGCCGCACCTTCAAAGAACGGTGGCGCTTCCACCGATTCAGTCATCGGCGCTGATGGCCGGGTGCGCATCACCAACACGACGGCTGCTCCCAACCGATCAATAGTCCAGATCGAGTTCAACGGCGGCTACATCTGCTCCGGTGCGTTGATTTCCGACGACACTGTGCTGACGGCGGGTCACTGTGTCCATGAGGGTGGAACAGGCTCCGAGGCCGACTACTCCTGGGGCGTCAAAGTAGCTCCCGGCCGGAATGGCTCAACAGACCCCTATGGCACCTGTGGTGCTACGAAGATTTACACCGATCAGCGATGGATCGATTCTGCCAATACCAACGCTGACTGGGGTGTCATCAAGCTCGACTGCACCATCGGCAACACCACCGGCTGGTTGAATTACACCGGCACCACCGCCAGCCTGAATGGCACCAATGTGACCGTTCGTGGTTACCCGGGCGACAAGGCTTTCGGCACCATGTGGTCCATGACCGGCCCCATCGAGACCACCACCACTGAGAAGGTCTACTACAAGATGGACACTTACGGCGGGCAGAGCGGTGCACCCGTCTACAACAGCTCCAACACCATCATGGCAATCCACACCAACGGCGGAAGCTCCAACTCGGGCACCCGCATCACACCCACGTTGGCGAACTACCTGACGTCGGTGAAGTAG
- a CDS encoding SIMPL domain-containing protein (The SIMPL domain is named for its presence in mouse protein SIMPL (signalling molecule that associates with mouse pelle-like kinase). Bacterial member BP26, from Brucella, was shown to assemble into a channel-like structure, while YggE from E. coli has been associated with resistance to oxidative stress.) has protein sequence MKRTITVTGTASAKAVPDLVTLTLGVETRRATPGQAYGDAGKAAGAVAASLRDAGVTDADLRTSGLNLRADLVWVEGQGQKVAAYVASTNLQVGIRSHAHAPAAIAAAVAAGGDDIRINGIEQGFADPALVNAQAQEAAWKDALARAEQYAALASARLGQVKSISQEPVHGAPIPLGGMVRASFSAEALPVEAGESAVSASVTVEWELL, from the coding sequence ATGAAGCGAACCATCACCGTTACCGGCACTGCGAGCGCCAAAGCGGTTCCGGATCTCGTCACACTGACCCTGGGCGTTGAAACGCGCAGGGCCACTCCCGGGCAGGCTTATGGCGACGCCGGCAAGGCGGCAGGTGCTGTTGCGGCGAGCTTACGCGATGCCGGCGTGACTGACGCCGACCTCCGGACCAGCGGACTGAATCTGCGGGCCGATCTGGTGTGGGTTGAAGGCCAAGGGCAGAAGGTGGCGGCATATGTTGCATCCACAAACCTGCAGGTGGGCATCCGTTCGCACGCTCATGCTCCGGCGGCCATTGCAGCCGCTGTTGCGGCCGGCGGTGACGACATCAGGATCAATGGAATTGAACAAGGCTTTGCCGATCCAGCCCTGGTGAACGCACAAGCGCAGGAAGCGGCCTGGAAGGACGCCCTGGCACGCGCCGAACAGTACGCAGCCCTGGCTTCTGCCCGCTTGGGGCAGGTCAAGTCCATATCCCAGGAACCGGTACATGGAGCCCCGATACCACTGGGCGGGATGGTCAGGGCATCGTTTTCCGCTGAAGCGCTGCCGGTCGAAGCCGGGGAGTCTGCTGTCTCGGCCAGCGTCACTGTGGAGTGGGAGCTCCTCTAG
- a CDS encoding 4'-phosphopantetheinyl transferase superfamily protein, with translation MQNPVLDLWRLDETPGAGNAIELLGQLALERALRYANPADRDEFVAGRLAALHFAATLLGVEYRRLVPEYHCPQCGPAQDHGRPGFMLDGGPAPLALSASRASGWVLLAGVVHPPEELRLGVDLESTDKAAFEGFDDVALTANEKRFLLTIQDQERNSQRARLWARKEAWLKMTGEGLRRNPAELDVLDLPGLSDVTEKELPEGLVAALALG, from the coding sequence ATGCAGAATCCGGTGCTTGACCTGTGGAGGCTCGATGAGACGCCCGGCGCAGGAAACGCGATTGAACTGCTCGGCCAGCTGGCCCTCGAGCGCGCCCTTCGCTACGCCAACCCCGCAGACCGTGACGAGTTCGTGGCCGGCCGGCTTGCTGCACTGCACTTTGCTGCGACGCTCCTGGGAGTGGAGTACCGCCGACTCGTCCCCGAATATCACTGCCCGCAGTGCGGCCCCGCCCAGGACCATGGTCGCCCAGGGTTCATGCTCGACGGCGGCCCCGCACCTCTGGCGCTCAGCGCCTCCAGAGCGTCGGGCTGGGTGCTGCTGGCCGGCGTCGTGCATCCTCCCGAAGAGCTCCGGCTGGGGGTGGACCTTGAATCGACTGACAAGGCAGCCTTCGAAGGATTCGACGACGTCGCGCTGACCGCAAACGAAAAACGCTTCCTATTGACCATCCAGGACCAGGAGCGAAATAGTCAGCGCGCCCGCCTGTGGGCACGCAAAGAGGCGTGGCTGAAGATGACAGGGGAAGGCCTGAGGCGCAACCCCGCGGAGCTGGATGTGCTGGATCTGCCCGGCCTGAGCGACGTCACCGAAAAAGAACTGCCTGAGGGGTTAGTCGCCGCTCTTGCCCTCGGCTAA
- a CDS encoding M1 family metallopeptidase: MAAPIPTPKTDADPYTLDHGSTSYRVDRYELDLDVRLGSNKLIGKAVLRCTALESTPQIVLDLVGLRASKVQFDGKKLQKFSHRAEHLVLNPASPLRPGQQFSLEIRYDGNPQPRRGLWGDVGWEELNDGVLVAGQPNGAASWFPCNDHPRFKSSFLISVTTDDNYRPVCNGTLISHSRKSSRETWVYEQAEPMATYLATVQIGRYVKVPLHVDDTHHRVPQFVAVTPEMAVDALQGLRRQPDMMRTFEDCFGPYPYTDYTSVVTEDELEIPLEAQTVSIFGRNHMRDSWDAQRLIAHELSHQWFGNSLTVSSWKDIWLHEGFACYAEWLWSEESRTMTVAARATAAWKRLDAGPQDLLVGDPGPELMFDDRVYKRGALAVHAVRIAAGNEAFFGFLQHWTATNRHSSVSTEAFIEAADSYIPGFDAGSILRPWLYEAALPPLPSAR, from the coding sequence ATGGCCGCACCAATCCCCACCCCCAAAACCGACGCCGACCCCTACACTTTGGACCACGGCAGCACCAGCTATCGTGTGGACCGGTACGAGTTGGACCTCGATGTCAGGCTGGGCAGCAACAAGCTGATCGGCAAAGCGGTCCTGCGATGCACTGCCTTGGAATCCACGCCGCAGATCGTCCTGGATTTGGTGGGCCTGCGGGCAAGCAAAGTTCAGTTTGATGGCAAGAAGCTCCAGAAGTTCAGCCACCGGGCAGAGCATCTGGTGCTCAACCCGGCGTCGCCGCTGAGACCCGGCCAGCAGTTCTCCTTGGAGATCCGCTATGACGGCAATCCCCAGCCGCGCCGCGGCCTGTGGGGTGACGTGGGGTGGGAAGAACTGAACGACGGCGTCCTGGTGGCCGGCCAGCCCAATGGCGCGGCGTCCTGGTTCCCCTGCAACGACCATCCCCGCTTCAAGTCCAGCTTCCTCATCTCCGTGACCACCGACGACAACTACCGACCGGTGTGCAACGGCACCTTGATCTCCCACTCCCGCAAGTCCAGCAGGGAGACCTGGGTCTACGAACAAGCTGAACCCATGGCCACCTACCTTGCTACCGTGCAAATCGGCCGGTACGTCAAGGTTCCCTTGCACGTTGACGACACCCACCACCGGGTGCCGCAGTTCGTAGCTGTCACTCCGGAAATGGCAGTGGATGCCCTCCAGGGACTCCGACGCCAGCCGGACATGATGCGTACCTTCGAGGATTGCTTCGGTCCGTATCCGTATACCGACTACACCTCGGTGGTGACTGAAGACGAGCTGGAAATCCCGTTGGAAGCCCAAACCGTCTCCATCTTCGGCCGCAACCATATGCGCGATTCCTGGGATGCCCAGCGCCTGATCGCCCACGAGCTCTCCCACCAGTGGTTCGGCAACTCGCTGACCGTGAGCAGCTGGAAAGACATCTGGCTGCATGAAGGATTCGCCTGCTACGCGGAGTGGCTGTGGTCCGAGGAATCCCGGACCATGACCGTTGCTGCGCGGGCAACGGCTGCGTGGAAAAGGCTCGACGCCGGCCCGCAGGACTTGTTGGTGGGCGATCCCGGTCCCGAGTTGATGTTCGATGACCGCGTCTACAAGCGCGGAGCCCTGGCCGTCCATGCCGTACGTATCGCGGCTGGCAACGAGGCCTTCTTCGGATTCCTGCAGCATTGGACGGCCACCAACCGTCACAGCTCGGTGTCCACGGAGGCGTTCATTGAAGCTGCGGATTCATACATTCCGGGCTTTGATGCTGGGTCGATCCTCCGGCCATGGCTCTACGAGGCTGCGCTTCCGCCGCTGCCTTCTGCGCGTTAG